A single window of Jiangella alkaliphila DNA harbors:
- a CDS encoding NAD-dependent epimerase/dehydratase family protein: MGRQSGRVRAGRNGGDGLVIAVTGAASGVGRLLAARLAASDDVAEVVGLDDSRGDVDGVTWRVMDLTDPAIVTRLAGVDAVVHAAVDIGITDDTAVRSHRNVRGTQTILTASAAAGVKHVAVLTSAMVYGAQADNPVPLDEDAPLRAEPDGSVISDLLEIEDLSARAPRSHPGMSVTVVRPAAVVGPGIDTVLTRHFEAPRLLVVRGSEPAWQFCHVDDLASALEYVVLHGVAGPVAVASEGHLDQASVEELSGRSRIELPASFAFGTAQRLHRLGVTPAPASELHYVTRPWVVAGDRLRKAGWQPEHDNAGALRALMEEVGGRHALASRRIGKRDAATAATIGAAGATVAILGTAVVIRKARRRKRS, encoded by the coding sequence GTGGGCAGACAGTCGGGCCGGGTTCGCGCTGGGCGCAACGGCGGCGACGGCTTGGTGATCGCGGTCACCGGCGCCGCCTCCGGCGTCGGGCGCCTGCTGGCCGCACGGCTGGCCGCCAGCGACGACGTCGCCGAGGTGGTGGGCCTCGACGACTCGCGCGGCGACGTCGACGGCGTCACCTGGCGCGTGATGGATCTCACCGATCCCGCCATCGTCACGCGGCTCGCCGGCGTCGACGCCGTCGTGCACGCCGCGGTCGACATCGGCATCACCGACGACACCGCCGTCCGCTCGCACCGCAACGTGCGCGGCACCCAGACGATCCTCACGGCGTCCGCGGCGGCCGGCGTCAAGCACGTCGCCGTCCTCACCAGCGCGATGGTCTATGGCGCGCAGGCCGACAACCCCGTCCCACTGGACGAGGACGCGCCGCTGCGGGCGGAGCCCGACGGCTCGGTCATCAGTGACCTGCTCGAGATCGAGGACCTCAGCGCGCGGGCACCGCGGTCGCACCCGGGCATGTCGGTGACGGTGGTCCGCCCGGCCGCCGTGGTCGGCCCGGGCATCGACACCGTCCTGACCCGGCACTTCGAGGCGCCCCGGCTGCTGGTGGTGCGCGGCAGCGAGCCGGCCTGGCAGTTCTGCCACGTCGACGACCTCGCGTCCGCGCTGGAGTACGTCGTGCTGCACGGCGTCGCCGGCCCGGTCGCCGTCGCCAGCGAGGGTCACCTCGACCAGGCGAGCGTCGAGGAGCTGTCCGGCCGCAGCCGCATCGAGCTGCCCGCGTCGTTCGCGTTCGGCACCGCGCAGCGGCTGCACCGCCTCGGCGTCACGCCGGCGCCGGCCAGCGAGCTGCACTACGTCACCCGGCCGTGGGTGGTCGCGGGCGACCGGCTGCGCAAGGCCGGCTGGCAGCCCGAGCACGACAACGCCGGCGCGCTGCGGGCGCTGATGGAGGAGGTCGGCGGCCGGCACGCGCTGGCGTCGCGGCGCATCGGCAAGCGCGACGCCGCCACCGCGGCCACCATCGGCGCCGCCGGCGCCACCGTCGCGATCCTCGGGACGGCGGTCGTGATCCGCAAGGCGCGCCGCCGGAAGCGGAGCTGA
- a CDS encoding NUDIX hydrolase yields the protein MTDPLHADAVAVLRGWAAPSPEQDRLRTGYLDVLSAQPRAMRRDCVPAHLTGSALIVDPVAERVLLLLHGRANVWLQAGGHCEDGDGSLAATALREATEESGIAGLTLGAGGRPIKLDRHPAPCRPGVVEEHLDVQYLALAPAGAVPAVSDESHDLGWFGYDDLPEPLGGGVVALIEAARAAL from the coding sequence ATGACCGACCCGCTGCACGCCGACGCCGTCGCCGTGCTGAGGGGGTGGGCCGCGCCGTCGCCTGAGCAGGACCGGCTACGGACGGGGTACCTCGACGTCCTGAGCGCCCAGCCGCGGGCCATGCGGCGCGACTGCGTCCCCGCCCACCTCACCGGCAGCGCGCTGATCGTCGACCCTGTCGCCGAGCGGGTGCTGCTGCTCCTGCACGGCCGCGCGAACGTCTGGCTGCAGGCCGGCGGGCACTGCGAGGACGGCGACGGCTCGCTCGCGGCGACGGCGCTGCGCGAGGCGACCGAGGAGAGCGGCATCGCCGGGCTGACGCTCGGCGCCGGCGGGCGGCCGATCAAGCTGGACCGCCACCCGGCGCCGTGCCGGCCGGGCGTCGTCGAGGAACACCTGGACGTCCAGTACCTGGCCCTGGCGCCGGCCGGAGCGGTGCCGGCGGTCAGCGACGAGTCGCACGACCTCGGCTGGTTCGGCTACGACGACCTCCCGGAACCGCTCGGTGGCGGCGTCGTGGCGCTGATCGAGGCCGCCCGGGCCGCCCTCTGA
- a CDS encoding molybdenum cofactor biosynthesis protein MoaE — MDVIRLLDVRPGPLSVDEVLAAVSDRGAGGTVVFVGTVREADGGRGVTSLDYEAHPSVGEVLRTVAEKVAAEHPLRALAAVHRVGHLEIGDLAVVVAAAAAHRQEAFAACRQLIDDLKREVPIWKHQRFDDGSEEWVGSP; from the coding sequence ATGGACGTCATCCGGCTGCTCGATGTGCGGCCCGGTCCGCTCTCCGTCGACGAGGTGCTGGCCGCCGTGTCCGACCGCGGCGCCGGCGGCACCGTCGTCTTCGTCGGGACGGTCCGCGAGGCCGACGGCGGCCGGGGCGTCACGAGCCTCGACTACGAGGCGCACCCCTCTGTCGGCGAGGTGTTGCGGACGGTCGCCGAGAAGGTCGCCGCCGAGCACCCGCTGCGCGCACTGGCCGCCGTCCACCGCGTCGGCCATCTCGAGATCGGCGACCTCGCCGTCGTGGTCGCGGCCGCCGCGGCCCACCGTCAGGAGGCCTTCGCCGCCTGCCGTCAGCTGATCGACGACCTCAAGCGCGAGGTCCCGATCTGGAAGCATCAGCGCTTCGACGACGGCAGCGAGGAGTGGGTCGGCTCGCCCTGA
- a CDS encoding YlbL family protein: MTRRSATLAVAGALIVALVAVASMFNLPYVVYSPGPVEDTLGEWNGQQVIQIEGADVYPTEGVLDLTTVGVTSADADLDLLTALRAWIDPDRAVVPRELVYPEGTTAEQSRQQNAAMLANSQQNAEVAALRKLGYDVPASVVVDAVVADAPADGVLEPGDIVVSVDGTAVAAPEDVVDAVTAHEPGETVSFVIDRDGEQLTEDIETIAAEDDGRALVGFSPTLGFDLPVDIAIGIDERIGGPSAGMIFAVAIYDTLTPGALLDGTHVAGTGEISPDGEVGAIGGIQQKIAAANHDGAELFLAPASNCDEAVGGNNGDMRVVPIETLDDAVSTIESFVAGDTDDLASCPS; this comes from the coding sequence ATGACCCGCCGATCCGCGACGCTGGCCGTCGCCGGTGCCCTGATCGTCGCGCTCGTCGCGGTCGCGTCCATGTTCAACCTGCCCTACGTCGTGTACTCGCCCGGCCCGGTCGAGGACACGCTGGGGGAGTGGAACGGCCAGCAGGTCATCCAGATCGAGGGCGCCGACGTCTACCCGACCGAGGGCGTCCTCGACCTGACGACGGTCGGCGTCACGTCCGCTGACGCCGACCTCGACCTGCTGACGGCGCTGCGGGCGTGGATCGACCCCGACCGCGCGGTCGTCCCGCGTGAGCTGGTGTACCCCGAGGGCACGACGGCCGAGCAGTCGCGGCAGCAGAACGCCGCGATGCTGGCCAACTCGCAGCAGAACGCCGAGGTCGCCGCGCTGCGCAAGCTCGGCTACGACGTGCCCGCGAGCGTGGTCGTCGACGCCGTCGTCGCCGACGCACCGGCTGACGGCGTCCTCGAGCCGGGCGACATCGTGGTGTCCGTCGACGGCACCGCGGTCGCCGCGCCCGAGGACGTCGTCGACGCCGTCACGGCGCACGAGCCCGGCGAGACCGTCTCGTTCGTCATCGACCGCGACGGCGAGCAGCTCACCGAGGACATCGAGACCATCGCCGCCGAGGACGACGGCCGGGCGCTGGTCGGGTTCAGCCCGACGCTCGGCTTCGACCTGCCGGTCGACATCGCCATCGGCATCGACGAGCGCATCGGCGGCCCCAGCGCCGGCATGATCTTCGCCGTCGCCATCTACGACACGCTGACCCCGGGCGCGCTCCTCGACGGCACCCACGTCGCCGGCACCGGCGAGATCAGCCCCGACGGCGAGGTCGGCGCGATCGGCGGCATCCAGCAGAAGATCGCCGCCGCCAACCACGACGGCGCCGAACTGTTCCTGGCGCCGGCCAGCAACTGCGACGAGGCGGTCGGCGGCAACAACGGCGACATGCGGGTGGTCCCCATCGAAACCCTCGACGACGCCGTCAGCACCATCGAGTCGTTCGTCGCCGGCGACACCGACGACTTGGCCAGTTGCCCCAGCTGA
- a CDS encoding DJ-1/PfpI family protein, translating into MQAEVLMYDGIAEMDALLTFDVLARARLMGVDVSPALVSVDGRPEVTGCYGTRFGGLRQWDADRADALLVAGGWDVDVIEASSLPAQIRAFKERAGSRLLLGGIDSGALLFGAAGLLAGRPATTYRPDFGYLAKWADVIDAHIVDDGDLVTSGSGWLAGLDLGLYLVAERLGAPHVAVEIERFIGHDRRGTVWRR; encoded by the coding sequence ATGCAGGCCGAGGTGTTGATGTATGACGGCATCGCCGAGATGGACGCGCTACTGACGTTCGATGTGCTGGCGCGCGCCCGGCTGATGGGCGTGGACGTGTCGCCGGCGCTGGTGAGTGTTGACGGGCGGCCCGAGGTAACCGGGTGCTACGGGACCCGGTTCGGCGGCCTGCGGCAGTGGGACGCGGACCGCGCCGATGCGTTGCTGGTCGCCGGTGGGTGGGATGTGGACGTGATCGAGGCCAGCTCGCTGCCGGCGCAGATCCGCGCCTTCAAGGAGCGGGCCGGCTCGCGGCTGCTGCTGGGTGGGATCGACTCGGGGGCGCTGCTGTTCGGCGCGGCCGGCCTGCTCGCCGGCCGCCCGGCGACGACATACCGCCCCGACTTCGGCTACCTGGCCAAGTGGGCTGATGTCATCGACGCCCACATCGTCGACGATGGCGACCTCGTGACGTCGGGCAGCGGCTGGCTGGCCGGCCTGGACCTCGGGCTGTACCTGGTCGCGGAGCGGCTCGGCGCCCCGCACGTCGCGGTGGAGATCGAGCGCTTCATCGGCCACGATCGCCGCGGCACCGTCTGGCGCCGCTGA
- a CDS encoding UPF0182 family membrane protein, giving the protein MPTLIVLGVLIAAYVLLVTFWTDRLWYQSVDFTQVFTTQLITRIGLFLVFGLLMAASVVVNGMVAYRVRPRYRPMSVEQQSLDRYRDAIDPVRKWVLTAAAILLAIMAGASAAGQWQTFLLWRNGGEFGQTDAQFGVDLGFFAFDYPWWRYIVSFGFAVVVLGLVVAAITHYVYGGIRLQTAGQKVSPATTAHLSVLIGLFVLLKAVAYWLDRYALVMEDNDRFTGASYTDINAVLPAKTILIFVASICAILFFVNVWQRSWTLPGIGLGLLVLSAVLLGGLWPFLVQQFQVRPSEASREQPYIERNIEATRTAYDIEDVATEEYRATTSVEEGQLAEDSATIPGIRLMDPSVIPPAFQQLQQVRGFYTFSDPLDVDRYTVAGDDGVVAEQDMVVAVREVASEGIPAEQRNWINEHTVYTHGFGVVAAYGNTRESDGSPNFAEEDIPTQGVLGDYEPRIYFGENSPSYSIVGAPEGTDDVEYDIPEDPDTGQERRNTYDGDGGVPIGSFWNRMLYATRFQEANFLLSDRINDESRLLYDRNPRERVEKVAPWLTVDANPFPAVVDGRVVWILDGYTTLNSLPYSQRVSLSEATSDSRTARPALAAQPDDFINYVRNSVKATVDAYDGTVTLYAWDEDDPVLQAWMNAFPDSVQPRSEIPTPLMDHLRYPEDLFKLQRNMLEQYHVTDPSTFYGGQDRWVVPADPSSNVDVKQPPYYQTIQLPGAEQPMYSLTTTYTPRGRPNLAAFMAVNADTRSEEYGQLQILRLPSNTQIDGPGQVANDFESNADVAQELTLLRSGDAETQLGNLLTLPVGGGLLYVQPVYVARATGEAAYPLLRRVLVQFGDSIGFDDTLQGALDQIFEGDAGAPTDEPPVTEEPPPTDEETPPTDEETPPATETPTTPPAEQPADLTAALEAIRVAWQEARDAQATGDWAAYGAALERLDAAIAAAEALTGGEGAGGATPGE; this is encoded by the coding sequence TTGCCCACGCTCATCGTGCTCGGCGTGCTCATCGCGGCGTACGTGCTGCTCGTGACGTTCTGGACCGACCGGCTGTGGTACCAGTCGGTCGACTTCACCCAGGTGTTCACGACGCAGCTGATCACGCGCATCGGGCTGTTCCTGGTCTTCGGTCTGCTCATGGCCGCGTCCGTCGTCGTCAACGGTATGGTCGCCTACCGCGTCCGGCCGCGGTACCGGCCGATGAGCGTCGAGCAGCAGAGCCTCGACCGCTACCGCGACGCCATCGACCCGGTCCGCAAGTGGGTGCTGACGGCGGCCGCGATCCTGCTCGCGATCATGGCCGGCGCCAGTGCGGCCGGGCAGTGGCAGACGTTCCTGCTGTGGCGCAACGGCGGCGAGTTCGGCCAGACCGACGCCCAGTTCGGCGTCGACCTCGGCTTCTTCGCGTTCGACTACCCGTGGTGGCGCTACATCGTCAGCTTCGGGTTCGCGGTGGTGGTGCTGGGCCTCGTCGTCGCCGCCATCACCCACTACGTCTACGGCGGCATCCGGCTGCAGACCGCCGGACAGAAGGTCAGCCCGGCCACCACGGCCCACCTGTCGGTGCTGATCGGGCTGTTCGTGCTGCTCAAGGCCGTCGCCTACTGGCTGGACCGGTACGCGCTGGTCATGGAGGACAACGACCGCTTCACCGGCGCCTCCTACACCGACATCAACGCGGTGCTGCCGGCCAAGACGATCCTGATCTTCGTCGCGTCCATCTGCGCGATCCTGTTCTTCGTCAACGTCTGGCAGCGCAGCTGGACGCTGCCGGGCATCGGGCTGGGCCTGCTGGTGCTGTCGGCCGTCCTGCTCGGCGGGCTGTGGCCGTTCCTCGTCCAGCAGTTCCAGGTGCGCCCGAGCGAGGCGAGCCGCGAGCAGCCGTACATCGAGCGCAACATCGAGGCCACTCGCACCGCCTACGACATCGAGGACGTCGCGACCGAGGAGTACCGGGCCACGACGTCGGTCGAGGAGGGCCAGTTGGCCGAGGACTCGGCCACCATCCCCGGCATCCGGCTGATGGACCCCAGCGTCATCCCGCCGGCCTTCCAGCAGCTGCAGCAGGTCCGCGGTTTCTACACGTTCAGCGACCCGCTCGACGTCGACCGCTACACCGTCGCCGGCGACGACGGCGTCGTGGCCGAGCAGGACATGGTGGTCGCGGTCCGCGAGGTCGCCTCCGAAGGCATTCCCGCCGAACAGCGCAACTGGATCAACGAGCACACCGTCTACACGCACGGGTTCGGCGTCGTCGCCGCCTACGGCAACACCCGCGAGTCCGACGGGTCACCGAACTTCGCCGAAGAGGACATCCCGACCCAGGGCGTCCTCGGCGACTACGAGCCGCGCATCTACTTCGGCGAGAACTCGCCCAGCTACTCCATCGTCGGCGCGCCCGAAGGCACCGACGACGTCGAGTACGACATCCCGGAGGACCCCGACACCGGCCAGGAGCGGCGTAACACCTACGACGGCGATGGCGGCGTGCCGATCGGCTCGTTCTGGAACCGGATGCTCTACGCCACCCGGTTCCAGGAGGCCAACTTCCTGCTGTCCGACCGCATCAACGACGAGTCGCGGCTGCTGTACGACCGCAACCCGCGCGAGCGGGTCGAGAAGGTCGCGCCGTGGCTCACCGTCGACGCGAACCCGTTCCCCGCGGTGGTCGACGGCCGCGTCGTCTGGATCCTCGACGGCTACACGACGCTGAACTCGCTGCCGTACAGCCAGCGGGTGTCGCTGAGCGAGGCCACCAGCGACTCGCGGACCGCCCGGCCGGCGCTGGCCGCGCAGCCCGACGACTTCATCAACTACGTCCGCAACTCGGTGAAGGCGACGGTCGACGCGTACGACGGCACGGTCACTCTCTACGCCTGGGACGAGGACGACCCGGTGCTGCAGGCGTGGATGAACGCGTTCCCCGACTCCGTGCAGCCGCGCTCGGAGATCCCGACGCCGCTCATGGACCACCTGCGCTACCCCGAGGACCTGTTCAAGCTGCAGCGCAACATGCTCGAGCAGTACCACGTCACCGACCCCTCGACGTTCTACGGCGGCCAGGACCGCTGGGTGGTGCCGGCCGACCCGTCCTCGAACGTCGACGTCAAGCAGCCGCCGTACTACCAGACCATCCAGCTGCCCGGCGCCGAGCAGCCGATGTACTCGCTCACCACGACGTACACGCCGCGAGGCCGGCCGAACCTGGCCGCGTTCATGGCGGTCAACGCCGACACGCGCAGTGAAGAGTACGGACAGCTGCAGATCCTGAGACTGCCGAGCAACACGCAGATCGACGGTCCAGGCCAGGTCGCCAACGACTTCGAGTCGAACGCCGACGTCGCGCAGGAGCTGACGCTGCTGCGGTCCGGCGACGCCGAGACCCAGCTGGGCAACCTGCTGACGCTGCCGGTCGGCGGCGGCCTGCTGTACGTCCAGCCGGTCTACGTCGCCCGGGCCACCGGCGAGGCGGCCTACCCGCTGCTGCGCCGCGTGCTCGTCCAGTTCGGCGACAGCATCGGCTTCGACGACACCCTGCAGGGCGCGCTCGACCAGATCTTCGAGGGCGACGCCGGTGCCCCCACCGATGAGCCGCCGGTCACCGAGGAGCCGCCGCCGACGGACGAGGAGACGCCGCCCACCGACGAAGAGACGCCGCCGGCGACTGAGACGCCGACGACCCCGCCGGCGGAGCAGCCGGCCGACCTCACCGCGGCGCTCGAGGCCATCCGGGTCGCCTGGCAGGAGGCGCGCGACGCGCAGGCCACCGGCGACTGGGCGGCGTACGGCGCGGCGCTGGAGCGGCTCGACGCGGCCATCGCTGCGGCCGAGGCGCTGACCGGCGGCGAGGGCGCCGGCGGGGCCACGCCCGGCGAGTAA
- a CDS encoding DUF5679 domain-containing protein, translated as MAETYTGEFYCVKCKEKREATGDIVVNDKGTRMAKATCPVCSTNLNRILGRV; from the coding sequence ATGGCTGAGACGTACACGGGGGAGTTCTACTGCGTGAAGTGCAAGGAGAAGCGCGAGGCGACCGGCGACATCGTCGTCAACGACAAGGGCACGCGCATGGCAAAGGCCACCTGCCCGGTCTGTTCCACCAATCTGAACCGGATCCTCGGCCGCGTCTGA
- a CDS encoding M48 metallopeptidase family protein: MEAPDVEIRRSLRRRRTVTAFRENGRIVVCLPSRLSKAEERRWVQVMLDRLAAQERRRRPSDEGLLARAGDLSRKYLDGRATPSSVRWSSTQRARWGSCTPSDGSIRLSSRLQGLPTWVIDYVLVHELTHLLVNDHGPEFWALVGRYPRAERARGFLDGYSHAAGAVPSEADDEDVTDSDDEDGAAEVAAT; encoded by the coding sequence ATGGAGGCACCGGACGTCGAGATACGGCGCTCGCTGCGCCGCCGGCGTACCGTCACGGCGTTCCGCGAGAACGGCCGCATCGTGGTGTGCCTCCCGTCACGGCTCAGCAAGGCCGAGGAGCGGCGCTGGGTCCAGGTCATGCTCGACCGGCTGGCGGCGCAGGAGCGACGCCGCCGCCCCAGCGACGAAGGGCTGCTGGCCCGGGCCGGTGACCTGTCGCGCAAGTACCTCGACGGCCGGGCGACGCCCAGCAGCGTGCGGTGGAGCTCGACCCAGCGGGCCCGCTGGGGCTCGTGCACCCCCAGCGACGGCTCGATCCGCCTCTCCAGCCGGCTGCAGGGGCTGCCCACCTGGGTCATCGACTACGTGCTGGTGCACGAGCTGACCCACCTGCTGGTCAACGACCACGGCCCGGAGTTCTGGGCGCTGGTCGGGCGCTACCCGCGGGCCGAGCGGGCGCGCGGCTTCCTCGACGGCTACAGCCACGCGGCCGGCGCGGTCCCGTCCGAGGCCGACGACGAGGACGTCACCGACAGCGACGACGAGGACGGCGCCGCCGAGGTCGCCGCGACCTGA
- a CDS encoding PPA1309 family protein — protein MSTTDDQPSALVRAIAEIEQHVRDDGWDQPARLYALAPTADLLSREPALAADIGIEPGASPDSLTPIEQDVAGRPIEDLLLEITWPETVTGCALVLERIVLPPGAEEQMPDEDGAAARWAAQHPDRSDVRVVVGVLRDGRRASALRIRGHEADDELVLGAELSPELGNALAETFQ, from the coding sequence ATGAGCACGACGGACGACCAGCCGAGCGCCCTGGTCCGCGCGATCGCGGAGATCGAACAGCACGTCCGCGACGACGGGTGGGACCAGCCGGCCCGGCTGTACGCGCTGGCGCCGACCGCCGACCTGCTGTCGCGCGAGCCCGCGCTGGCCGCCGACATCGGCATCGAGCCGGGCGCGTCCCCCGACTCGCTCACCCCGATCGAACAGGATGTCGCCGGCCGGCCGATCGAGGACCTCCTGCTCGAGATCACCTGGCCCGAGACCGTCACCGGCTGCGCACTGGTGCTCGAGCGCATCGTGCTGCCGCCCGGCGCCGAGGAGCAGATGCCCGACGAGGACGGCGCGGCCGCTCGCTGGGCGGCGCAGCACCCCGACCGCTCCGACGTCCGCGTCGTGGTCGGCGTCCTCCGGGATGGACGCCGGGCCTCGGCGCTGCGCATCCGCGGGCACGAGGCGGACGACGAGCTGGTCCTGGGTGCGGAGTTGTCGCCCGAGTTGGGCAACGCGTTGGCGGAGACGTTCCAGTAA
- a CDS encoding GNAT family N-acetyltransferase gives MLAVDPATRGRGVGAALVQACLDLARQHGDATLVLSSLPTMHTAHRLYERLGFVRTPERDFEPIPDFPLIAYRRAV, from the coding sequence ATGCTGGCCGTCGACCCGGCGACGCGGGGGCGTGGGGTGGGCGCGGCGCTGGTGCAGGCGTGCCTCGACCTCGCCCGCCAGCACGGCGACGCGACCCTGGTGCTGTCGTCGCTGCCGACCATGCACACCGCGCACCGGCTGTACGAGCGGCTCGGGTTCGTCCGGACGCCCGAGCGCGACTTCGAGCCGATCCCGGACTTCCCGCTGATCGCCTACCGGCGCGCCGTCTGA
- a CDS encoding zinc-dependent metalloprotease has translation MNDVPFGFNSEDDPDDNRPEKPGPGSGGAGGSGPNDPFGGLFGMFGAGGPGGPGGSPDLGAMFQQLGQMFSWSGGPVNWDLANQAAREVVSASGDRSVSGTDRREVDDAFRLADTWLDDATSFPSTGGSPRTWSRAEWVEGTQAAWKDLVEPLAARVSEAMSKSLPPEVAQAAGPLVGMMQQVGVSMWGAQVGQSIGKLAAEVVGSADIGVPLAAGHPALLPANVRAFGEGLGVEPRDVTLYLALREAAYVRLYSHAPWLRAHVIALVEEYARNVSVDTSAIEEKMREIDPQRPEAIQEALEGGLFDVPTTPEQQAALDRLELALALVEGWVDDVVTQATADRLPSAAALRETVRRRRASGGPAEQTFATLVGLQLRPRKLREAAAFWAEVREARSADGRDAVWAHPDLMPSADDLADPAAFLTPVDFDMSGLDDTPAPPEEENGGSPS, from the coding sequence ATGAATGATGTCCCCTTCGGTTTCAATTCCGAGGACGACCCGGACGACAACCGGCCCGAGAAGCCCGGTCCAGGCTCCGGCGGGGCCGGCGGCTCCGGCCCGAACGATCCGTTCGGCGGCCTCTTCGGCATGTTCGGCGCGGGTGGTCCGGGCGGTCCCGGCGGCAGCCCCGACCTCGGCGCCATGTTCCAGCAGCTGGGCCAGATGTTCTCCTGGTCCGGCGGTCCGGTGAACTGGGACCTCGCCAACCAGGCCGCGCGCGAGGTCGTCTCGGCCTCCGGCGACCGCTCGGTCAGCGGCACCGACCGGCGCGAGGTCGACGACGCGTTCCGGCTGGCCGACACCTGGCTCGACGACGCCACCTCGTTCCCGTCCACCGGCGGGTCGCCGCGCACGTGGAGCCGGGCCGAGTGGGTCGAGGGCACCCAGGCCGCTTGGAAGGACCTCGTCGAGCCGCTGGCCGCCCGGGTCTCCGAGGCGATGAGCAAGTCGCTGCCGCCCGAGGTCGCGCAGGCCGCCGGCCCGCTGGTCGGCATGATGCAGCAGGTCGGCGTCTCCATGTGGGGCGCGCAGGTGGGCCAGAGCATCGGCAAGCTGGCCGCCGAGGTGGTCGGCTCGGCCGACATCGGCGTGCCGCTGGCCGCCGGGCACCCGGCGCTGCTGCCGGCCAACGTCCGCGCCTTCGGCGAGGGCCTCGGGGTCGAGCCGCGCGACGTCACGCTGTACCTCGCGCTGCGCGAGGCCGCCTACGTGCGGCTCTACAGCCACGCGCCGTGGCTGCGCGCACACGTCATCGCGCTGGTCGAGGAGTACGCCCGCAACGTCAGCGTCGACACCAGCGCCATCGAGGAGAAGATGCGCGAGATCGACCCGCAGCGTCCCGAGGCGATCCAGGAGGCGCTCGAGGGCGGGCTGTTCGACGTGCCGACGACGCCCGAGCAGCAGGCCGCGCTCGACCGCCTCGAGCTGGCGCTGGCCCTGGTCGAGGGCTGGGTCGACGACGTCGTCACGCAGGCGACGGCCGACCGGCTGCCGTCCGCGGCGGCGCTGCGCGAGACCGTCCGCCGCCGGCGCGCGTCCGGCGGCCCGGCCGAGCAGACCTTCGCGACGCTGGTCGGGCTGCAGCTGCGCCCGCGCAAGCTGCGCGAGGCGGCCGCGTTCTGGGCCGAGGTCCGCGAGGCGCGCAGCGCCGACGGCCGCGACGCCGTCTGGGCGCACCCCGACCTCATGCCGTCGGCCGACGACCTCGCCGACCCGGCCGCGTTCCTCACACCGGTCGACTTCGACATGTCCGGCCTCGACGACACCCCGGCGCCGCCCGAGGAAGAGAACGGCGGCAGCCCGTCCTGA
- a CDS encoding SigE family RNA polymerase sigma factor: MAGDPQGFTEFAASSSGRLFRTAWLMTGDWHLAEDLVQETLGKVYGAWTKRARPDDPAAYARTTLMRTFFTHRRRRGSAERPSDSLPERPAGETDVALRVTLIDALGRLDAKDRAVLVLRYWEDRSVEQTAADLGLSAGAVRSRCFRALDRLRDVLGTDDPTMSGVAR, encoded by the coding sequence GTGGCCGGCGACCCACAGGGCTTCACCGAGTTCGCCGCGTCCAGCAGCGGGCGGCTGTTCCGGACCGCCTGGCTGATGACCGGCGACTGGCACTTGGCCGAGGATCTCGTGCAAGAGACTCTCGGCAAGGTGTACGGCGCGTGGACGAAGCGCGCCCGGCCCGACGACCCGGCCGCGTACGCCCGCACGACGCTGATGCGCACGTTCTTCACGCACCGGCGCAGGCGCGGGTCGGCCGAGCGGCCGTCCGACTCGCTGCCGGAGCGGCCGGCCGGCGAGACGGACGTCGCGCTGAGGGTCACGCTCATCGACGCGCTCGGCCGGCTCGACGCGAAGGACCGGGCGGTCCTGGTGCTGCGCTACTGGGAGGACCGCAGCGTCGAGCAGACCGCAGCCGACCTGGGCCTGTCGGCCGGCGCGGTGCGGTCGCGCTGCTTCCGCGCGCTCGACCGCCTGCGCGACGTCCTCGGCACCGACGACCCGACCATGAGCGGAGTAGCACGATGA